In the genome of Lactuca sativa cultivar Salinas chromosome 3, Lsat_Salinas_v11, whole genome shotgun sequence, the window GGAAATTATTTGAAAGTAGGAGCAGTTTTTATCTGTTGTATTTATCTTTGGAAGTAAGAAGAAAAGCGGCCAATTTCTTATTAATTTTCCTTGGTTTGTTCGTAACCAAAGTAGAACTTGCTTTGATTGGGAGCTAacaaattgaaaataaaataaaacaatgaaAATGTACTTGGGTCAGAATTGGACTAAATTCAAGACAAATGAACAACCGACTCATGAAACACTCTTCCATACTTACATAGCCATATATAGTTCTAAACAAATCTATATGTGAAACTCTTATTAACTATCGATAGAAATACAAAAAagtcaaaaacaaaaaaagagaaagagaacatactataagaCGTATATATGTCGCCGTTAGTTTTCACCTCTTCAAGATTAGGTTTGATCTTTGATAGCAAATTCTCCACCTCAGTCTCTATCTGGTAACTATCGGGTTGTGTGGAACCTTTTTTTAGCAGAAATTTGGATGCGGACTTCAATCTGTGGTCTTTTCGTATTTTGAAGGGATTTCTTTATGATTTTAAGACGTATATGGTGGTGTAGATTCTGGAGCTTCTTGTTGGTTACTTGGTGACGCTGATGATGACGATGGTGGTTTCTGGTCACATACTGGACAAGGTGGACAAGTAAAAGGAGTCGGTGATTGACTGGGACATGATGAACTTGGAGGTTGTGGCAATGGTGGCTCTATTGGTGAAGGTGATGGCgttggtggtggtattggtgaaGGTGATGGGGCTAGCAAAGGTGGTGGAGATGAAGGTGAtggcggtggcggtggtggtAATGACGATGGAGATGGTGCTGGTAAGGGTGGTGGAGGTGACGACGGTggtggagatgaagatgaaggtgATGGCGCAGGGGTTGAAGGTGGTGGTGATAGTGGCGGAGCAACTGGCAATGCTGGTGGTGGAAGCTCCGGAGGCTGCCCACACCCAAAAGCACTACAATCAAGCGACCGAGCCAAGAAATTCTTACACTGTGATTTTGTTCTCTGCTCCGGTCTATCTTTAAAACAATTCCTTCTATCATCAAAATCCACAAAATTCAAACAATTTTCTGTTTGATTCACAAAAAAGTTATATTCATAATCAATGCTCTCCAAATTAGGAAGCATACACAAACGCGCCGGAATCTTTCCCGATAACATATTATGAGCCACATTCCAAACCTCCAAACTTTCCATTTCTCCCATACTCTCAGGCAACTCCCCTTTTATCCTGTTACCACTCACATCCAACACTGTCAAATTCTTCATATCACCAATGCTTTCAGGCATACAAGACTCAAACCCAttgtttgttaagatcaactcCTCCAATCTCTCAGTCATTTTCGTTATACTCTCTGGAATACATCCCGAAAACTTGTTGTTTGCAAGAACGATCACTGAGGCTGGTGAATTCCCAATCTCTTCCGGTATAACCGAAGAAAACCGATTATTATTTACAAGAATCGCATCAAGATTCTTGTTGAAAAGCTTTTTAGGAAGTTTACCTTCGAACTCGTTAAACCGAATATCAAGATATTTGAGATTCGGTAGTTCCAATAGAAAATCTGGAAAGTTTCCTGCAAACCGGTTATTGCTAAGATCGAGTTCGGAAAGTATCTTGAAATTCACAAAACTACGCGGGAGGGTCCCACAAAATCG includes:
- the LOC111902446 gene encoding leucine-rich repeat extensin-like protein 3, which encodes MSVHGANHHHRRQLLEDGEGDSSLVLDPSLNFENVRMKNAYIALQAWKAVIVSDPHGVTDTWVGSDVCNYEGVFCYQSPDNPQERTVAGIDLNHQDIAGKLPELLGLLFDLGLFHINSNRFCGTLPRSFVNFKILSELDLSNNRFAGNFPDFLLELPNLKYLDIRFNEFEGKLPKKLFNKNLDAILVNNNRFSSVIPEEIGNSPASVIVLANNKFSGCIPESITKMTERLEELILTNNGFESCMPESIGDMKNLTVLDVSGNRIKGELPESMGEMESLEVWNVAHNMLSGKIPARLCMLPNLESIDYEYNFFVNQTENCLNFVDFDDRRNCFKDRPEQRTKSQCKNFLARSLDCSAFGCGQPPELPPPALPVAPPLSPPPSTPAPSPSSSSPPPSSPPPPLPAPSPSSLPPPPPPSPSSPPPLLAPSPSPIPPPTPSPSPIEPPLPQPPSSSCPSQSPTPFTCPPCPVCDQKPPSSSSASPSNQQEAPESTPPYTS